From the genome of Bacteroidales bacterium, one region includes:
- the dprA gene encoding DNA-processing protein DprA yields the protein MLLYQIAVTLIPGIGDITGKKLIAYCGGIEEVFKTKKTQLLKIPGIRNTLATSVIDSRTEALKRAEKEIRFIEKYHIATFFFTENSYPARLKHCIDSPMMLYYKGNADFNKQKIISVVGTRSATEYGKECCRQLIEGLADTDALIVSGLAHGIDSHAHREALKNNLETIAVVGHGLDRIYPAVNKALAEKIIARGGIITDFISETNPDRENFPKRNRIIAGMSDATVVVEAAKKGGALITADIANSYNRDVFAVPGKITDIYSEGCNHFIKTNKAALIQSANDIKYLMGWDVKKKKNETIQRKLFVNLSPDENLIVALLTENVQMSVDGICLELQITTSRVAAALLNLELEGIVKSLPGKMYCLL from the coding sequence ATGTTATTATATCAGATAGCTGTTACACTAATTCCCGGGATAGGCGATATAACAGGTAAAAAACTTATTGCATACTGCGGGGGCATTGAAGAAGTGTTTAAAACAAAAAAAACACAATTATTAAAAATACCCGGCATACGAAATACACTGGCAACATCTGTAATTGACTCAAGAACGGAAGCTCTTAAACGTGCTGAAAAAGAAATTAGATTTATTGAAAAATATCATATTGCTACATTTTTTTTCACAGAAAACTCATATCCTGCACGACTAAAACACTGTATAGACTCCCCCATGATGCTGTATTATAAAGGGAATGCTGATTTCAATAAACAAAAAATTATCAGCGTGGTTGGTACAAGAAGCGCCACCGAATATGGCAAAGAATGTTGCAGACAACTGATTGAAGGGCTGGCAGATACCGACGCTCTTATAGTAAGCGGATTGGCCCATGGTATTGATTCCCATGCACACAGGGAAGCTTTAAAAAATAATCTTGAAACCATTGCTGTGGTTGGCCATGGCCTTGATAGAATTTATCCGGCAGTAAATAAAGCTCTGGCAGAAAAAATAATTGCCAGGGGAGGTATTATTACTGATTTTATAAGCGAAACAAATCCTGACAGGGAGAATTTTCCGAAAAGAAACCGGATTATAGCAGGCATGTCTGATGCCACAGTTGTTGTTGAAGCAGCAAAAAAGGGCGGAGCATTGATAACAGCCGACATTGCAAATTCATATAATAGAGATGTGTTTGCTGTTCCAGGAAAAATTACCGACATCTATTCAGAAGGATGTAACCATTTTATTAAAACAAATAAAGCGGCATTAATTCAATCGGCAAATGATATAAAATATCTGATGGGGTGGGATGTTAAAAAGAAGAAAAACGAGACAATACAACGAAAACTTTTTGTAAATCTTAGCCCCGATGAAAATTTAATTGTCGCTCTTCTAACAGAAAATGTTCAGATGAGTGTTGACGGCATTTGCTTGGAATTACAAATAACAACCAGCCGTGTTGCCGCGGCCTTGCTAAATCTGGAATTGGAAGGTATTGTTAAAAGCTTGCCGGGGAAAATGTATTGTCTTTTATAA
- a CDS encoding TonB-dependent receptor: MKKTYFLLLFFITFSLHSIAQQATIKGTVYNGNSKETIPGVNVILDEKTGVATDFDGKYSLKVEPGTIKVTYKYIGYATVVNTYTLKPGQTRVEDIQLFEESMAIEGVVVSAGKFEQKLSDVTISMSVLKPAQIEKLNTNNISDVINKIPGVDVYDEQPSIRGGSGYSYGAGSRVLVMMDDMPLISADAGDPKWDFMPIENVSQVEVLKGASSALFGSSALNGVINMRTAFPKDKPQTKIIINEGVYLAPQRRELIWWDEYEPGYSNTLISKLVNPLSLLGVKNPGFGGITFTHLRKMGQFDLVVGGQAYEDQGFRYPNAHSRARLNANFRYRSKKFEGLSVGLNTNSMFTDATEFFLWQNADSGAYLQRPDAVNHNRGYRVNVDPYFLYFNKRGSKYSLKLRYFRTANIFPGDTTGKTNIADLVYGDYQYQHNFKGKHNLTAGVSGSYSNTQAELFGKHDGVNLSIYAQYDAKFWKKFSISLGIRGEYYRIDTAESESTISFKINGKNHKLPLTPVFRAGVSYEVAKYTFIRASFGQGYRFPSIAEKFIKTNLGGLNLFPNKLLKPETGWSAELGIKYGFRAGNWNGYLDAAGFWTEYKDMMEFTFGIYKPDTAQYATLDDIGFKSLNVGHARVTGLDFSFTGQGNFFGFPLTILAGYTFIYPIDLNYDPMIDTSKTENNKYLKYRNLHSVKLDVDLTFHFFTLGIGMIYNSNIINIDKAFEGPLIPGYAPSDLLPGLKAYRDEHDKGYFLMNLRGLFDISETQRIGIHVNNLLNTEYMTRPGFIEAPRNIAIQYSLTF; the protein is encoded by the coding sequence ATGAAAAAAACATACTTTCTTTTATTATTTTTCATTACATTTTCATTACATTCAATTGCCCAGCAGGCCACTATTAAAGGCACTGTTTATAATGGCAATTCAAAAGAAACCATACCCGGGGTTAATGTTATTCTGGATGAAAAAACAGGCGTGGCTACCGATTTTGATGGAAAATATTCACTAAAAGTTGAACCCGGGACAATAAAAGTAACATATAAGTATATAGGTTATGCAACTGTTGTGAACACCTATACACTAAAGCCCGGGCAAACAAGGGTAGAAGATATACAGTTATTTGAAGAATCCATGGCAATTGAAGGCGTTGTTGTCAGTGCTGGCAAATTTGAACAAAAACTGTCCGATGTTACCATATCAATGTCAGTATTAAAACCGGCACAAATTGAAAAACTGAATACAAATAATATCAGTGATGTTATCAACAAAATACCCGGTGTGGATGTTTACGATGAGCAGCCAAGTATCCGTGGTGGAAGCGGCTATAGTTACGGAGCGGGTAGCCGTGTTTTGGTAATGATGGACGATATGCCTTTGATTTCCGCAGATGCGGGAGATCCAAAATGGGACTTTATGCCCATTGAAAATGTTTCACAGGTTGAAGTTCTTAAAGGAGCTTCTTCTGCATTATTCGGTTCGTCGGCGCTCAATGGTGTTATCAATATGAGAACCGCCTTTCCAAAAGACAAACCACAAACAAAAATAATTATCAACGAAGGTGTTTACCTTGCCCCGCAACGCCGAGAGCTGATATGGTGGGACGAATATGAACCCGGATATTCCAACACATTGATATCAAAACTTGTTAACCCTCTTTCATTGCTTGGCGTGAAAAATCCGGGCTTTGGAGGAATCACATTTACCCATTTAAGAAAAATGGGACAGTTTGATTTAGTAGTCGGAGGACAGGCTTATGAAGACCAGGGCTTTCGTTATCCTAATGCCCATTCCCGTGCCAGATTAAATGCAAACTTCAGATATCGTTCAAAAAAATTTGAAGGGCTTTCTGTTGGTTTAAACACAAATTCCATGTTCACAGATGCCACAGAATTCTTTTTATGGCAAAATGCTGACTCAGGAGCTTATTTGCAACGCCCGGACGCTGTGAATCATAACAGGGGATACCGTGTGAATGTTGACCCTTATTTTTTGTACTTTAACAAAAGAGGAAGCAAGTATTCATTAAAATTACGTTATTTTAGAACAGCAAATATTTTTCCTGGTGATACAACCGGAAAAACAAATATTGCTGATTTAGTTTACGGCGACTATCAATACCAACATAATTTTAAAGGGAAACACAATCTGACTGCCGGTGTTTCCGGAAGTTACTCCAATACACAAGCAGAATTATTTGGAAAGCACGATGGTGTTAATTTGTCAATATACGCGCAATATGATGCCAAGTTCTGGAAAAAGTTTTCTATATCACTGGGTATCAGGGGTGAATATTACCGGATTGATACCGCTGAATCCGAATCAACAATTTCTTTCAAAATCAACGGCAAAAATCATAAATTGCCTCTTACTCCGGTTTTCAGGGCAGGTGTAAGTTATGAAGTGGCAAAATATACATTTATCAGGGCCTCTTTCGGGCAGGGGTACCGTTTCCCTTCTATCGCAGAAAAATTTATCAAAACCAATCTGGGGGGGTTAAATTTATTTCCTAATAAGCTGCTGAAGCCGGAAACCGGCTGGAGTGCTGAACTTGGAATAAAATACGGTTTCAGGGCAGGAAACTGGAACGGTTATCTGGATGCCGCAGGTTTTTGGACTGAATATAAAGACATGATGGAATTTACTTTTGGTATATATAAACCCGACACAGCACAATATGCCACCCTTGACGATATTGGATTTAAATCCTTAAATGTCGGACACGCACGTGTAACCGGACTTGATTTCAGCTTTACAGGACAAGGAAATTTTTTCGGCTTCCCTCTGACAATACTGGCAGGTTATACTTTTATTTATCCCATCGATTTAAATTATGACCCGATGATTGACACCTCAAAAACAGAAAACAATAAATATTTAAAATACAGGAATCTGCATTCTGTTAAGCTCGATGTTGACTTAACGTTCCACTTCTTTACGCTTGGAATAGGCATGATATATAATAGCAATATAATAAATATTGACAAGGCTTTCGAGGGGCCTTTGATTCCGGGTTATGCACCGTCAGATCTTCTTCCCGGGCTTAAGGCTTACAGAGACGAACACGATAAGGGTTATTTTTTAATGAATCTTCGCGGACTCTTTGATATCTCTGAAACACAACGTATAGGCATACACGTAAATAATTTACTGAATACCGAGTATATGACAAGGCCGGGCTTTATTGAGGCGCCGCGAAATATCGCCATACAGTATAGTTTAACTTTCTGA
- a CDS encoding phosphoribosylglycinamide formyltransferase, translated as MKNVAIFASGNGSNAENIINYFSFKNNINVSLILTNNKDAFVIERAKKHDIPCFIFTSAELKQTTLVLDKLSEFNIDFIVLAGFLLLIPQNIIRAFPNKIINIHPALLPKYGGKGMYGDFVHEAVRQSGDTETGISIHFVSEKYDDGAVIFQARCLVTKEDTSETIAQKVHQLEYKYFPEIIEKVILGM; from the coding sequence ATGAAAAATGTCGCTATTTTTGCCTCAGGAAACGGCAGCAATGCTGAAAATATTATTAATTATTTTTCTTTCAAAAATAACATCAACGTCTCGTTGATATTAACCAACAACAAAGATGCTTTTGTGATTGAAAGGGCAAAAAAACACGATATTCCCTGTTTTATTTTTACTTCGGCAGAACTGAAACAAACCACTTTGGTTTTAGATAAATTGTCAGAATTTAATATTGATTTTATTGTGCTGGCGGGTTTCCTGTTGCTGATTCCACAAAATATTATTCGTGCTTTTCCAAACAAAATTATAAATATTCATCCCGCCTTATTGCCAAAATATGGAGGCAAGGGAATGTACGGCGATTTTGTCCATGAGGCCGTCCGCCAGTCAGGTGATACGGAGACGGGTATTTCTATACATTTTGTGAGCGAAAAATACGACGATGGTGCGGTAATATTTCAGGCGCGGTGTCTTGTTACAAAAGAAGACACTTCTGAAACAATAGCACAAAAGGTTCACCAATTGGAATACAAATATTTTCCTGAAATAATTGAGAAAGTGATTTTAGGTATGTAA
- a CDS encoding PrsW family glutamic-type intramembrane protease has translation MIDIISKFLFAIPLAVAPCIAIVFFIYFRDKYEKEPYKLLRNSYLLGMLCIIPAIIIEEIFIWMGVDDNKGLLTTLIFAFLVVGLNEEVCKFTILRTFAFPKKDFNEPFDGIVYSVMISMGFATVENIIYSLSLGVESSLLRMFTAVPLHAVCAIFMGFFVGKAKFSQNKMLNYFYGITIATLVHGLYDFFLFQKNNAALAILSFVVLGASIAITFLAINHHQKKSPFNPHRAENNSQGL, from the coding sequence ATGATTGATATTATTTCCAAATTTCTATTTGCAATACCTTTGGCCGTTGCACCTTGTATTGCCATCGTGTTTTTTATTTACTTCAGAGACAAATACGAAAAAGAACCCTACAAACTTTTGCGTAACAGCTATTTATTAGGAATGTTGTGCATCATACCGGCAATAATAATTGAAGAAATTTTTATTTGGATGGGTGTTGACGACAACAAGGGCTTGTTAACTACCTTAATTTTTGCTTTTTTAGTTGTGGGGTTAAATGAAGAAGTATGTAAGTTCACAATATTGAGAACTTTTGCTTTTCCCAAAAAAGATTTCAATGAGCCTTTTGACGGTATTGTTTATTCTGTAATGATATCCATGGGCTTCGCTACAGTTGAAAACATAATATATTCTTTGTCTTTAGGTGTGGAGTCTTCATTATTGCGTATGTTTACGGCCGTACCCCTTCATGCTGTTTGTGCTATCTTTATGGGGTTTTTCGTTGGGAAGGCTAAATTTTCACAAAATAAAATGTTGAACTATTTTTATGGTATTACAATAGCAACTTTAGTTCACGGACTGTATGATTTTTTTCTTTTTCAAAAAAATAATGCCGCGCTGGCTATTTTATCTTTCGTGGTTTTGGGTGCTTCTATCGCTATTACATTTCTGGCCATAAATCATCATCAAAAAAAATCACCTTTTAACCCTCACAGGGCAGAAAACAATTCTCAGGGTTTATAA
- a CDS encoding SPASM domain-containing protein encodes MKTELVQDFFRLLKVISLKKFTNYLLLVTSYWFAALFKKNYHAGKPAFVSIEPTTSCNLHCPECFTSLPEFNRPKGRLQIDNFKKITDSLSERCFYMNLYFQGEPFLNEDLSAMIHYAKTKKFYVAVSTNGHFLDNATSRQLILSGLDKLIISLDGTDALTYLQYRKGGDFNKVISGIQNMVEARKKTKSSFPFLELQFLLTRANRHQVFEIKKLGKQLGVDAVKIKDIQLLNFANADAWLTEKNTRYTKDKEGKIKIKSTLPNRCFRMWSSCVITWDGNVVPCCFDKNASYAMGNIFHQKMDEICKGDAYRIFRQKVFSERKNIDICCNCSEGLKKKFSQ; translated from the coding sequence TTGAAAACGGAACTGGTACAAGATTTTTTCCGTTTGCTGAAAGTTATCTCCCTGAAAAAATTCACAAACTACTTATTGCTGGTAACGTCTTATTGGTTTGCGGCCTTGTTTAAAAAAAATTATCATGCCGGGAAACCGGCATTTGTTTCCATTGAACCAACAACCTCCTGTAACTTACATTGTCCCGAATGTTTCACGAGTCTTCCGGAATTTAATCGTCCAAAAGGTAGGCTTCAAATTGATAATTTTAAAAAGATTACAGATAGTTTGTCGGAACGTTGCTTTTACATGAACTTGTATTTTCAGGGCGAACCCTTTCTGAATGAGGACTTGTCGGCCATGATACACTATGCAAAAACAAAAAAGTTCTATGTGGCGGTTTCAACAAACGGCCACTTTCTTGACAATGCAACGTCAAGGCAGCTTATACTGTCGGGGCTTGACAAACTCATTATTTCTCTTGACGGAACAGATGCTCTAACATATCTGCAATACAGAAAAGGAGGAGATTTCAATAAGGTTATCTCCGGTATTCAAAATATGGTTGAAGCCAGAAAAAAAACAAAATCAAGCTTCCCATTTCTTGAACTTCAATTTTTGCTCACAAGGGCAAACCGGCATCAGGTGTTTGAAATTAAAAAGTTAGGGAAACAGCTTGGCGTTGACGCGGTGAAGATTAAGGATATTCAGTTGTTAAATTTTGCCAATGCCGATGCCTGGTTAACGGAGAAAAACACACGTTATACAAAAGACAAAGAAGGAAAGATTAAAATCAAGAGCACATTGCCCAACCGTTGTTTTCGGATGTGGAGCTCCTGTGTGATAACGTGGGACGGAAATGTCGTTCCCTGTTGTTTTGATAAAAACGCCTCATACGCCATGGGAAACATTTTTCATCAGAAGATGGATGAAATATGCAAGGGTGATGCTTATAGAATATTCAGGCAAAAAGTTTTTTCCGAACGTAAAAACATCGATATTTGCTGTAATTGCAGCGAAGGATTAAAGAAAAAATTTTCGCAATGA
- a CDS encoding TonB-dependent receptor: MKLKQFLLVFIFLFSTFRILHAQEASVRGVIYNGNTNETIPGVSVLTSEKTGIISEIDGSYSVKVHPGKAVKLVFKLLGYGNVTKLFEIKTGETKIIDIYMFEKSTAIEGVVVSAGKFEQKLTDVTVSMDVIKPSRIENQNTNNIMSALNKVSGVEIYDSQPSIRGGSGYSYGAGSRVQILVDDMPMLSPDAADTKWNYLPIENLSQVEVIKGASSALFGSSALSGVINLRTAYPKDKPETKIIINTGLYLNPKRIETAWWYDENLPYKYEQTVLAKIVNPASLFGVKNPGFGGASFFHSRKIGQLDLVVGGNLYENQSFRYGDGEARARANVNLRYRIKKIEGLSFGLNTNYMMQDKANFFLWTNGDDGIYKQSNAPVANIGHRFNLDPYLLFFNKRGSKYSLKLRYYMQTNHDKADSTKDNDSQVIYADYQYQHLFKKKYNLTAGISGNYSQSTALLYQTSHHGLNGAIYAQFDAKFWEKLSISIGIRGEYFRIDKDESESSFSIKTKKDTIEIPIEPVFRAGINYQPAEYTFIRASFGQGYRFPSIAEKYIKTSIGGLNIFPNTKLRPESGWSAELGIKQGYKIGTWLGFLDVAGFYTQYKNMMEFTFGVYKPDTAQYATLNDIGFKSLNVGHALVCGVDANITGKGLIFSFPASFIIGYTYMYPIDLDYDASDTATTEIDKFLKYRYQHSVKADFEIEIHFFTLGVAYNYCSNIIRVDKAFEEPLIPGLSSTQLLPGFKEYRDKNNKGYHLIDLRLLFNISKQHRIGVFLNNILNQEYMTRPGFVEAPINIAIQYTLGF, encoded by the coding sequence ATGAAACTCAAACAATTTTTGTTGGTTTTTATTTTTCTTTTTTCAACTTTCAGAATTCTTCACGCACAGGAAGCCAGCGTTAGGGGAGTTATTTATAACGGAAACACAAATGAAACCATTCCTGGTGTCAGCGTACTGACAAGCGAAAAAACCGGAATAATTTCGGAAATAGACGGCTCATATTCTGTTAAAGTTCATCCGGGAAAAGCGGTAAAACTGGTTTTTAAACTGCTGGGCTATGGAAATGTTACTAAGCTTTTTGAAATTAAAACCGGAGAAACAAAAATAATAGACATTTATATGTTTGAAAAGTCCACAGCTATTGAAGGAGTGGTAGTCAGTGCGGGTAAGTTTGAACAGAAATTAACCGACGTAACAGTTTCAATGGATGTGATTAAGCCCTCACGCATTGAAAACCAGAATACCAATAATATTATGTCTGCACTCAATAAAGTGTCCGGGGTTGAAATATACGACTCACAGCCAAGTATTCGCGGAGGCAGCGGTTATAGTTACGGGGCCGGAAGCAGGGTGCAGATACTGGTGGATGATATGCCCATGCTTTCGCCTGACGCTGCGGATACAAAATGGAATTACCTTCCTATAGAAAACCTTTCACAAGTCGAAGTCATCAAGGGTGCATCTTCTGCCCTCTTCGGTTCTTCGGCTTTAAGTGGAGTGATTAATCTGAGAACTGCCTATCCAAAAGATAAGCCCGAAACAAAAATTATTATAAACACAGGATTATATTTAAATCCAAAGCGCATAGAAACAGCATGGTGGTATGACGAAAATTTACCATATAAATATGAACAAACTGTTTTGGCAAAAATTGTAAATCCCGCGTCGCTATTTGGCGTAAAAAACCCCGGGTTTGGAGGCGCAAGTTTTTTTCATTCAAGAAAAATAGGACAACTTGACCTGGTAGTAGGTGGAAATCTTTATGAAAACCAGAGCTTTCGTTATGGTGACGGAGAAGCTCGCGCAAGGGCAAATGTTAATTTAAGATACAGGATTAAAAAAATTGAAGGGTTGTCTTTCGGACTGAATACTAATTACATGATGCAGGACAAAGCAAACTTTTTTCTCTGGACAAACGGAGATGATGGTATTTATAAACAAAGCAATGCACCCGTAGCAAATATTGGGCACCGTTTTAATCTGGATCCCTATCTGTTGTTTTTTAACAAACGGGGTAGTAAATACAGTCTTAAATTAAGGTATTACATGCAAACAAATCACGATAAGGCAGATAGCACAAAAGATAATGATTCGCAGGTTATATACGCAGATTATCAGTATCAGCACCTATTTAAAAAGAAATATAACCTCACAGCGGGTATTTCCGGAAATTACAGCCAGTCCACTGCATTATTATATCAGACAAGTCACCACGGATTAAATGGAGCCATTTATGCACAGTTCGATGCCAAATTCTGGGAAAAGTTGTCGATATCAATAGGTATAAGGGGAGAATATTTCCGTATTGATAAAGACGAATCCGAGTCATCATTTTCTATAAAAACCAAAAAAGATACGATAGAAATTCCCATTGAGCCCGTATTCAGGGCGGGAATAAATTATCAGCCTGCTGAATATACTTTCATTCGCGCATCTTTTGGGCAAGGATATCGGTTCCCATCCATAGCAGAAAAATACATTAAAACCAGCATAGGCGGATTAAATATTTTTCCCAATACCAAATTACGGCCTGAATCTGGATGGAGCGCAGAACTTGGTATTAAACAGGGTTATAAAATCGGGACCTGGCTGGGATTTCTTGACGTCGCAGGTTTTTATACTCAATATAAAAACATGATGGAGTTTACTTTTGGTGTTTACAAACCCGATACTGCTCAATACGCAACTCTCAATGACATTGGGTTTAAATCTCTTAATGTTGGACACGCCCTTGTATGCGGTGTAGATGCAAATATCACCGGCAAAGGCCTTATATTCAGTTTCCCGGCATCTTTTATCATCGGATACACTTATATGTACCCTATTGATTTGGATTATGATGCATCAGATACTGCCACAACAGAGATTGATAAATTTTTAAAATATCGTTATCAGCATTCTGTGAAAGCAGATTTTGAAATAGAAATTCATTTTTTTACTCTGGGTGTTGCGTATAACTATTGCAGTAATATTATCAGAGTTGATAAGGCGTTTGAAGAACCTTTAATTCCCGGGCTGTCCTCTACACAACTTCTTCCTGGTTTCAAAGAATACAGAGATAAAAACAATAAAGGATATCATTTGATAGATTTGAGGTTGTTATTTAACATTTCAAAACAGCACAGAATTGGAGTATTCCTCAACAACATTTTAAATCAGGAATATATGACCCGTCCCGGTTTTGTTGAAGCTCCAATTAACATTGCTATACAATATACGCTTGGGTTTTAA
- a CDS encoding deoxynucleoside kinase — protein sequence MHIAIAGNIGSGKTTLTGILAKHFKWEAHYEDVETNPYLASFYDDMQRWSFNLQIYFLNSRFRQIIKIREGSKTVIQDRTIYEDAYIFAPNLHTMGLMSTRDFDNYSSLFELMNSFIKPPDLLIYLRAEVPTLVRQIQKRNRDYENSIRIDYLTRLNERYEAWISTYDVGKLLIVDVDDKDLAHNAADQESFIEKINAELYGLFK from the coding sequence ATGCATATAGCTATTGCGGGCAATATCGGCTCCGGCAAAACAACCCTGACGGGAATTCTTGCCAAACATTTTAAATGGGAAGCGCATTATGAAGACGTGGAAACCAATCCGTATCTGGCAAGTTTTTACGACGATATGCAACGCTGGTCCTTTAATTTGCAAATATATTTTCTTAACAGCCGTTTCCGGCAGATAATAAAAATTCGTGAAGGCTCAAAAACAGTTATTCAGGACAGAACAATTTATGAAGATGCCTATATTTTTGCCCCAAACCTGCATACAATGGGCCTAATGTCCACAAGGGATTTTGATAATTACAGTTCGCTTTTCGAGTTAATGAACAGTTTTATCAAACCGCCCGACCTGCTGATATACCTTAGGGCAGAAGTCCCTACTCTCGTCAGGCAAATACAAAAACGTAACAGGGATTATGAAAATTCAATACGCATTGATTACCTTACCCGGCTTAATGAGCGTTATGAAGCCTGGATTTCAACTTATGATGTTGGGAAGCTACTAATAGTGGATGTGGACGACAAAGACCTCGCACACAATGCCGCCGACCAGGAAAGCTTTATTGAAAAAATCAATGCAGAACTTTACGGATTGTTTAAATAA
- a CDS encoding AI-2E family transporter → MLKRNKWLLIILSVIVVGFLVWYFSKIVIYILVAAVLSVMGRPLIHLLDRIRIGKKNFPHTLSAIITLLVIYGLIFGFFALVVPLLVEQISKISSMDQSLLLEGIQEPVDWLENFLAQNRIMQTGENLEEVISNKVMSFVNITNVQDLATTIINFASSFLVAVFAIGFITFFFLKQDKMLIKAIMLLTPVRLQSEIKHIYLKVIRLLSKYFLGLSLDLLIVMTLITVCMTIMGFKNALMIGIFAGMMNVVPYVGPIIGWIIAMLFASTGIIEAGDHFDLFIVFLKVTGPLIVINVLDAFIFQPTIYSNVVKAHPLEIFLVILIAGSTAGILGMVLAIPTYTVIRIIAKEFLIQYPVIKRITKNI, encoded by the coding sequence ATGCTTAAAAGAAATAAATGGCTTCTTATAATCCTAAGTGTGATTGTTGTGGGTTTTTTGGTCTGGTATTTTTCTAAAATAGTTATTTATATTCTTGTTGCCGCCGTTCTGTCGGTTATGGGACGTCCGTTGATACATCTCTTAGACCGTATCAGAATTGGCAAAAAAAATTTTCCACACACCCTGAGTGCCATCATTACTTTGCTTGTTATTTATGGGTTGATTTTCGGTTTCTTTGCACTTGTCGTGCCTCTTCTGGTAGAACAAATTTCGAAAATATCTTCCATGGACCAAAGCTTATTGCTTGAAGGAATACAAGAGCCTGTGGACTGGCTTGAAAATTTCCTGGCACAAAACCGTATTATGCAAACAGGTGAGAACCTGGAAGAAGTTATTTCCAATAAAGTTATGTCATTTGTAAATATTACCAATGTTCAGGATTTGGCTACAACTATAATAAACTTTGCAAGCAGCTTTTTAGTTGCTGTTTTTGCCATAGGTTTTATTACATTTTTCTTTTTAAAACAAGACAAAATGCTTATAAAAGCCATTATGCTTTTAACGCCGGTTCGACTTCAGTCGGAGATTAAGCATATTTACCTGAAGGTTATCAGGCTTTTATCTAAGTACTTTTTGGGACTAAGCCTCGATTTGTTGATTGTTATGACGCTTATTACCGTCTGCATGACTATTATGGGTTTTAAAAACGCCCTGATGATCGGCATTTTTGCAGGGATGATGAATGTTGTTCCCTATGTGGGCCCTATTATCGGTTGGATAATTGCCATGCTGTTTGCTTCCACCGGAATCATTGAAGCCGGTGACCATTTTGATTTATTTATAGTATTTTTGAAGGTTACCGGGCCTTTGATTGTTATTAATGTTCTTGATGCTTTTATCTTTCAGCCAACTATTTATTCAAATGTGGTGAAGGCACATCCGCTTGAAATTTTTCTCGTGATATTGATAGCCGGAAGCACTGCGGGAATACTCGGAATGGTGCTTGCAATTCCTACATATACTGTTATTCGCATTATAGCAAAGGAGTTTTTAATTCAATACCCGGTAATAAAGCGTATCACAAAAAATATCTGA
- the kdsB gene encoding 3-deoxy-manno-octulosonate cytidylyltransferase has translation MNFVGIIPARYASTRFPGKPLIVIHGKSMVQRVYEQAKKSAVLSEVVVATDDNRIFEHVQQFGGKVMMTSSLHRTGTERCNEVVTLLEKENKFFDVAINIQGDEPYIQPEQINMLALCFNNSEVAIATLKKKVIPGDELNNPNTIKIVTDIYNNAIYFSRSVIPYKRDDTKQDIPYFKHIGIYAYKTNILKKIVRLIPATLETTESLEQLRWLENGYKIYIRETFYDSHSVDTPGDLSKFNNFADH, from the coding sequence ATGAATTTTGTTGGAATCATTCCGGCACGTTATGCCTCAACCCGTTTTCCAGGGAAACCCCTGATTGTTATACATGGCAAATCCATGGTACAACGTGTTTACGAACAGGCAAAAAAATCGGCAGTATTGTCGGAGGTAGTAGTTGCTACAGACGATAACCGTATTTTTGAACATGTACAACAGTTTGGCGGCAAAGTCATGATGACCTCTTCTCTGCATCGTACGGGCACGGAACGATGTAACGAAGTTGTTACATTGTTGGAAAAAGAAAATAAATTTTTTGATGTAGCAATAAATATTCAGGGCGATGAACCTTATATTCAACCCGAACAAATAAATATGCTGGCCCTATGTTTCAATAATTCTGAGGTTGCAATTGCCACATTGAAGAAAAAAGTAATTCCTGGTGACGAATTAAATAATCCAAACACAATTAAAATCGTTACCGATATTTATAATAATGCTATTTATTTTTCACGCTCAGTAATTCCATATAAAAGAGATGATACGAAACAAGATATACCTTATTTCAAGCATATTGGCATTTATGCCTATAAAACAAACATATTAAAAAAAATCGTGCGCCTTATTCCCGCCACGCTTGAAACAACAGAATCTCTTGAACAACTCCGCTGGCTTGAAAACGGATATAAAATTTATATACGCGAAACTTTTTATGACAGTCATTCGGTGGATACACCCGGGGATTTATCAAAATTTAATAATTTTGCCGACCATTGA